Within the Flavobacterium sp. N502536 genome, the region CGAAGCACCCATTTTCGAAGGAAGCATCGAATTTAAAGACGTCCGCTTCAGTTATATTCCGGAAGAAGAAGTAATAAAAGGAATTGATTTATCTGTTGCATCAGGGCAAACGGTTGCCATTGTAGGTTCGACAGGAGCCGGGAAGTCAACTATTATCAATTTATTGAATCGTTTCTACGAGATCAACAGCGGTACCATTTGCATTGACGGACATAATATCGAAAATTATACTTTGGCATCCCTGCGAAAACAAATTGCCGTGGTTTTACAAGATGTCTTTTTGTTTGCCGATACCATTTACAACAACATTACTTTACACAACCCCGAAATTACGCGCGATCAGGTTTTAGAGGCTGCCAAAAAAATTGGTGTCCACGATTTCATCATGAGTTTGCCCGACAATTATGATTTTGATGTAAAAGAACGAGGCGTAATGCTATCATCAGGTCAGCGTCAGTTAATTGCCTTTTTAAGATCGTATGTCAGCAACCCGAGTATTTTGATTCTCGACGAAGCAACATCATCCATAGACACCTATTCTGAAGAATTGATTCAGCGCGCTACCGAAACGATTACCAAAGGAAGAACTTCGATCATCATCGCGCACCGTTTGGCAACCATTGTAAACGCCGACAAAATTGTGGTAATGGACAAAGGTTTGATCGTAGAACAGGGAACGCACCACGAATTACTCCTTAAAACCGACGGTTATTACAAAAATCTGTACGACTCTCAATTTGCTGTGGCCAACTAGAGATTTCGAAATGCTAAAAAAGTTCTTAAAAAAGTTAAATTAGCGTTATAAGAATCATAAATCTACTGGTTCACAGGCCTTAGGATAGCATTCCTTTTTTTTGAATTATTTATCTTTGAGAGACAAAATTCAAATGCAAAAGAAAATGCCACAAAACAGATTTTATCCTAACGAAGAATTCAAAGAAATAGAAATAAACGCCTCATTACAACTTAGATATGCCATTTCAAACAAGGGCCGACTGATTAGTTTTTCAGATGAAATTCAAAACGGACGCATCCTGAAAGGCGGCTTAAGCGATGGTTATCCTACCTTTAGATTTAAGGTCAAAAAAGACGACAAAATTGTCAACAAATATCTTTTCCTGTACAAATTAGTCGCGCATTACTTCATCCCAAAAGAGTCCGAAGAACAAACTTATGTACTTCATCTGGATTACAACCGCAGCAACGATGATGTAAAAAATTTATGCTGGGCAACTAAAGCCGAAATGATGGCGCACAGCCGTAAAAGTCCGCATGTGATTCAGGCTAAAAAGAACCTGATCGAACACAATTTAAAAGCCGACGGAAGAAAATTAACCACCACCAAAGTCATGTTAATCAAAAAAATCCTCGCGCGTCCGGAACAAAAAACACGTCTGAAAATGATTGCCAAACAATTTGGCGTAAGCGAAATGCAGATACGACGTATCGCCAGCGGTGAAAACTGGGGACATGTTAAGGTGTAATTGTTAATTGTTAATTCGGTATAATATACGCTGAGCGGAGTCGAAGAACTTTTGAACACGAAAGGTCTTTGGCTCCGCTTTGTTAATGAACGTTTTATTTTGCAGATTTAAAGCAAAAAACATAATTTTAAATTTATAATTCATAATTAACAATTAACATTTCGCACAATCTCTGTGAAAAGATCAAAATCAGTAAGGCTAAAAATAAATTTTAAAGTATTTTTTAAAATAAATCCTTAAATTCGCAAGCACAAATAACAAAAGAATAAATCGATAAATGAGTTTCGGAATTAAACTTCATTTTCGGTAATAAATACTAAAAACCAAACAAATGAAATACGACGTTATTGTTTTAGGAAGTGGTCCCGGTGGATATGTAACAGCAATCAGAGCTTCACAATTAGGCTTTAAAGTAGCTGTAGTTGAAAAAGAAAACTTAGGTGGTGTATGTTTAAACTGGGGATGTATCCCAACAAAAGCATTATTAAAATCAGCTCAGGTTTTTGATTATCTAAAACATGCATCTGACTACGGATTGAAAGTTTCTGAGTTCGACAAAGATTTCCCGGCAGTGGTTCAACGTAGCCGTGGAGTTGCTGAAGGAATGAGCAAAGGAGTTCAGTTTTTGATGAAAAAGAACAAAATTGACGTTATCGAAGGTTTTGGAAAACTAAAACCAGGAAAAAAACTTGACGTTACAGACAAAGACAATAAAGTTACTGAATATAGCGCTGATCACATTATCATCGCAACCGGAGCTCGCTCTCGTGAGTTGCCAAACTTACCACAAGATGGTGTAAAAGTAATTGGTTACCGTCAGGCAATGACCTTACCAACACAACCAAAATCTATGATTATCGTAGGTTCTGGGGCAATTGGAGTTGAGTTTGCTCACTTCTACAACTCAATGGGAACTGAAGTTACTATTGTAGAATTTATGCCAAACGTTGTTCCTGTAGAAGACGAAGATATCTCAAAACAATTTGAGCGTTCTTTGAAAAAAGCCGGAATTAAAATCATGACTAACTCATCTGTTGAGCGTATTGACACAACTGGTGCAGGAGTTAAAGCATTTGTTAAAACTGCAAAAGGTGAAGAAGTTCTTGAAGCTGACATCGTACTTTCGGCAGTTGGAATTAAAACTAACATTGAAAACATCGGTTTAGAAGAAGTTGGAATCGCTGTTGACAGAGATAAAATCTTAGTAAACGCTTACAACGCAACTAATATTCCTGGATACTATGCAATTGGAGACGTTACTCCGGGACAAGCTTTGGCTCACGTAGCTTCTGCAGAAGGAATTAACTGTGTAGAAAAAATTGCAGGTTTACACGTAGACCCAATCGATTACGGAAACGTTCCTGGTTGTACCTATGCAACTCCTGAAATCGCTTCTGTAGGTTTAACTGAAAAACAAGCTAAGGAAAAAGGATACGAATTAAAAATTGGTAAATTCCCATTCTCAGCTTCAGGAAAAGCTAAAGCTGCCGGAACACCAGACGGATTCGTAAAAGTAATCTTTGATGCTAAATACGGAGAATGGTTAGGATGCCACATGATTGGTGCAGGTGTTACTGATATGATTGCTGAAGCAGTTGTAGCTCGTAAACTTGAAACTACAGGTCATGAAATCCTTAAATCGATCCACCCTCACCCAACCATGAGCGAGGCTGTTATGGAAGCTGTAGCAGATGCTTACGGCGAAGTAATTCACTTGTAAAAAATAGACCGTTTACGGTTACATATAATTTTCAATTTAAAGAATCCGATTTGTGAAAACAGATCGGATTTTTTTATACCCATTTTTGTCTCACTCTTGAACATTATCCGCAAAGTAAATTATCAATTATAAG harbors:
- a CDS encoding NUMOD4 domain-containing protein; this encodes MPQNRFYPNEEFKEIEINASLQLRYAISNKGRLISFSDEIQNGRILKGGLSDGYPTFRFKVKKDDKIVNKYLFLYKLVAHYFIPKESEEQTYVLHLDYNRSNDDVKNLCWATKAEMMAHSRKSPHVIQAKKNLIEHNLKADGRKLTTTKVMLIKKILARPEQKTRLKMIAKQFGVSEMQIRRIASGENWGHVKV
- the lpdA gene encoding dihydrolipoyl dehydrogenase, with product MKYDVIVLGSGPGGYVTAIRASQLGFKVAVVEKENLGGVCLNWGCIPTKALLKSAQVFDYLKHASDYGLKVSEFDKDFPAVVQRSRGVAEGMSKGVQFLMKKNKIDVIEGFGKLKPGKKLDVTDKDNKVTEYSADHIIIATGARSRELPNLPQDGVKVIGYRQAMTLPTQPKSMIIVGSGAIGVEFAHFYNSMGTEVTIVEFMPNVVPVEDEDISKQFERSLKKAGIKIMTNSSVERIDTTGAGVKAFVKTAKGEEVLEADIVLSAVGIKTNIENIGLEEVGIAVDRDKILVNAYNATNIPGYYAIGDVTPGQALAHVASAEGINCVEKIAGLHVDPIDYGNVPGCTYATPEIASVGLTEKQAKEKGYELKIGKFPFSASGKAKAAGTPDGFVKVIFDAKYGEWLGCHMIGAGVTDMIAEAVVARKLETTGHEILKSIHPHPTMSEAVMEAVADAYGEVIHL